Below is a genomic region from Vibrio mimicus.
ATCAACGTCTCTTTCTTGTTAATGATAATGCAGGATTTCCAATCATTACATCACCATCTGGTACATTCTTTAGTACTACAGCTCCTAGCCCAATAGTACAATTTTTTCCAATATGGATTCTTTGTTTCACTGTAGAGTTTGGAGCCAATCTGGAATTTTCACCAATAGAGACATGGCCACATAGAGATACACCAGCAGTAATCGTTGTATTACGTCCAATATTGCAATCATGAGCGATATGAACTAAGTTATCTAATTTTGTTCCATCAGAGATAATAGTATCATTAATTAATCCTCGTACAATTGCACACCCATAGCCTATTTCAACATTGTTGCCAATTATTACGTCACCTAAAAAATTCTCTCTTACTAGTGTGCCATCTTCTTCTTTACTAAAACCATATCCTTCACCACCAATTATACTTCCCGAACGGACAATACATCCTTCACCAATATAAGTGCCACTGTGCAATACAACATTGTGCTCGATTCTTGTACCAGCACCAATAAAAACATTGTCTTCTATTACACAATTTCGCCCAACGACCACATTATTAAAGTTAGTTTTCCCTATGTAGTCTTCTTTAAATCCAACTATATCTTTTATTTCCACAATAATCTGATTCAGCAACTTTTTGGGGTTGTCTGAAATTATCACGTTATAACCTTCAATGGGCTGACTTGCAATAACCAGCTGATTCTCAACCATTAGTGGTTTTTTTCCTTTAACATAAGCACAAATAGTTGACTCACCTCCAACATTGCCGTCACTTATTGCACTGAATTTCATTTTTTTATTATCAAATGAACATATTTCTGATATCGAACTCAGTTCTTTTAAACTTATTTCCCTATTAAAGAATCTACTCATTATATTTCCTAGATGCAGCTGACGCTTAAAGCGATAGTTGTTGAATCAAATTAAAGACGTATATCAGAGTCATTAACTGTTAATACATGCTTGACATCATAAAGCACATGATTTTCTTTTCCTAAACGACGTAACTTTTCAGCACCCATCTGTTTGGTTTGACTATGATCCACGGCCAGTACGATTGCATCGTAGTAACCATCGCGCAGCTCATCAATTAACTCAATACCGTACTCATGCTTCACTTCCTCTTTCGAGGCCCAGCTATCGTATACATCAACTGACATGTTGAAATCTTGCAGTTCGTTAACAATATCAATAATTTTGGTATTACGAACATCAGGACAATCACCTTTAAAGGTAAAACCCATAATCAATACTTTAGCTTCATCAATATGGATTTTTTTCCGAGCGAGCGCTTTAACCAATTGAGTAGCGACATACTCACCCATACCATCATTGATACGACGACCAGCTAAAATCACCTCTGGTCGATAGCCAACTTCTTGCGCTTTATGAGTGAGGTAGTAAGGATCAACACTGATACAGTGACCTCCAACTAACCCCGGCTTGAAATGCAAAAAGTTCCACTTTGTGCCAGCTGCTTTTAAAACAGCTTCAGTATCAATCCCCAGTCGGTTAAAAATTTTGGCAAACTCATTGATTACAGCAATATTTAGATCACGCTGGGTATTTTCAATAACTTTAGCGGCTTCTGCTACCTTAATTGATGGGGCTTTATGAGTTCCAGCAGTGACTATCGAAGCGTATACTTGATCAACAAAATCAGCCACTTCAGGCGTAGAGCCAGAAGTTATTTTCATGATCGTAGTTAAACGATTCACTTTATCTCCTGGGTTAATTCGCTCTGGACTATAACCAGCAAAGAAATCGCGATTAAACACTAAACCTGAATTTTTCTCGATAATAGGAAGGCATACTTCCTCTGTTGCACCGGGATAGACCGTGGATTCGAAAACGACAACATCCCCGTGAGAGATAACTTTCGCAAGCGCTTCAGAGGCTTTTTTTAGTGGGTTAAGATCAGGCGTTTTTTCATCTGTAATAGGGGTTGGTACGGTAACAATATAAAAATTACAATCTTTAATCTCTTGCAATTGGTGAGTGTAACTCAACAATGGAGCACTACGCAGTTCCTCTTCGGAACATTCCAAGGTTAAATCAACGCCTGAGCGTAATTCAGCGACCCTTTTCTGATTAATATCAAAACCTACCGTGTTAAACTTCTTACCAAACTCCACAGCAAGCGGCAAACCAACATAACCTAAACCAATAATGCCAATATTTAAATTTTCTAACTTCATTTTTCTTTACTCGTAATTACAGATTCAATGGCAAACCAATTTCTTTATGATCGCGAGCTGAGCGATAAATGCTGATCAATAACTCGAGTGATTTTAAACCTTCACGCCCGTCGGTCTCAGGTTCCGCTTCTCCACGTAATACATCGGCAACGTTTTTAAAATAAGGAGGGTGACCAAAACCATATACCGAAGTCGTTTGATAATTTGCTTGTTCAATTTGCTGATCGTAGTCTTTTGATTCAGCAAACTTCCATTCTTGAATTTCGTTAACCGCTACGCCACCGATACGTACCGTTCCTTTTTCGCCCAAGATAGTGATGGAACCTTCAAGGTTATTAGGATAGGTACACATAGTGACCGCCATTGAGCCGAGTGCGCCATTACGCCATTTAATATTAACGACACCAGTATCTTCGACTTCGATATCTCGGTGAGTAGAAGTCATAGCGTGAAGTGACTCGACAGGACCAATTAACCAGTGCATTAAATCGACATAATGAGTCGCCTGATTCATAAAGGCACCGCCATCCATATTCCAAGTACCAGACCAAGCAGCGCGGTCATAATATTCCTGAGGTCGAGTCCAAAACACATTTAAATGCACCATATGGATTTTACCAAAACGCTTTTCAGACACGGCTCGCTTAAGCAATTGCAATGTTGAGTTACGGCGGTTTTGTTTAACCACAAATAAACGCACCCCAGCTTCATCACACGCTTTAACCATTGCTAGGCCATCTCCCCACTTGGTCGCCATCGGTTTTTCGGTAATCACATGTACACCCGCTTTCGCAGCTTTAATTGTTTGTGAAGCATGGACTCCGCTTGGGGTACACAAAGTAACAAGATCGAGTTGTTCAGATTCAAGTAATTCATCAATTGAAAGATAGCCGGGCACTTGATGGCGCTCGACATGTTCAGCGAGCACTTGTGGATCGTTATCGCAAATTGCGACCAGTTGATACTCTGAATCGAATTGTTCAATTGAGCCAAAATGGTTTTTTGAAATACGCCCACAACCAACGACTGCTATTCGAATTTTTCTATTTTTTATCATCTTAATCACTCTAATTTGCTACTTTTTATCTCAGCACTCTTCCACCACTGAGAAAATTTTGGTCCATTTTGAGACAGCCGCATCTTCGCCATCTCTTGTTAAATCTAGGTTTTACTTCAACCATTCCTAATAGATACTGATGACTCGAATTTTTAGTCATCTCTTCTAAACGCAAACCTCACTAACACCATCGCCACACCCAACATTCCACCGAGCATTCCACCCAGTACTACAATTAAAGCACGCTTAGGCTTATCTCTAGTTAATGGTTGTTCCGGTTGGTCTAAATAGTAAAAACCGTTTACTGACCACTTCGCTTCTGCACTCAACGTTTCCAAATCAAATTGGCTCAGTTTACTTTGTAAAATCGCCAGTCTTGGCTCAAATACACTCAAATCTTTGATGGATTTTAAGGCATCCACCTTAGCTTTTAAGGCACGGCTGCCAATATTAATAGAGAAAAGTTCTTGTTCACCTAAATTTTGTACTGGCTGTTTAATATCAGCCGCCTCAGTAATGTTTAACGCATATTGGGTACGCTCTAACTCAACTTGTAAACGCAATTTTGCTTGTTGCAGTAGGTTTTTCTGTTGCTGTATCAGTTCGCCATTTTTGGTTGCCAAGGTACTAATTAAATCATCATTGAGCTGCTGATTGAGGGTTTGATTTACAAACTGAATATAGTCATTAAGTAAGGTTAAGCTGCTGGCTTTATCTACCGACTGAAAGCTTAGCGTAAATATATCGTTGGCTTTTTTATCTACCGCAGAAGCTTGAATGCGCTCAAACCACCCTTCGTACAGCGTCTGCATAACTTCCAGATCATCGGTTTGGCCCAGCATCTGCTTTTGCAAAGTTAAAAACGTAGGGTTGGTTTGCATAAAGCGGCGCTTGGTGCCGTTAGCATTAAACGTTTGGATAAATTGCTGAAAAATGAGCTTAGGGTCAATCAAGCTATCTAATGCATTACTGACAATAATGGTGCCATCTTCTTGATACACATCAAACAGCGGTTGATAACGCTTTACCGCATGTTGGTAGCTAGCAATACCTTGCAATTGCGGTTGGCTAACAGTTGCTTTGGCACTCCACCACTCTTGGGCGGTTAATGCATAACCTATGGCGATCACACTGCAAAATAATGTGGTCATAACGATTAGCCACTTTCCTTGCCATAGGGCTGAAAAAAGCTCTTTTAAATCAATTTCCTCATTAGCCGGATAAGCATAATGTGGGTATTGTGGCGGCTGAACGGGAGAGGTATTGGCTAATGAACTCACAGATTGCTCCTGCAGTATATATGTACAATTTTTTGACACGCTACCGCCCTTAGGTCTCGCTCCTAATAGCGTTATACAACATGCGTTTTGCCACGGAGTTTAAACCAAAACCCCTAACAGGGCGAGTCCTCAAAAGGCGGAGCTTAGATTTTGTGATTACAGTAAGAAAATGACGGGCTATAATGCGTGCAACTGTTCGCATCTATAGGAATTCATAATGATTATCGTAACTGGCGGCGCTGGCATGATTGGCAGCAACATTATCAAAGCGCTTAATGAGCGCGGTATCACAGACATTCTGGTCGTCGATCATCTGAAAAATGGTCGTAAGTTCAAAAATCTGGTTGACCTACAGATCGCTGACTATATGGATAGAGATGACTTCCTAGCTCAGATCATGGCCGGTGATGATTTCGGGCCCATTGACGCCATTTTCCATGAAGGAGCTTGCTCTGCCACCACTGAATGGGATGGCAAATATGTCATGCTCAACAACTATGAATACTCTAAAGAGCTGCTGCACTACTGTTTAGATCGTGAAATTCCCTTCCTGTATGCTTCTTCGGCAGCCACTTATGGTGAAACCGATACCTTTATTGAAGAGCCGCAATACGAAGGTGCGCTCAACGTTTACGGTTACTCGAAACAGCAATTTGATAACTATGTGCGCCGCCTATGGCTAGATGCGGAACAACACGGTGATACCTTATCGCAAATAACGGGGTTTCGTTACTTCAACGTATACGGTCCTCGTGAGCAGCATAAAGGCTCGATGGCTTCGGTTGCCTTTCATTTGAACAATCAAATGAACGCGGGTGAAAATCCGAAACTGTTTGCTGGTAGTGAGCACTTCAAACGTGATTTCGTGTATGTCGGCGATGTCGCTGCGGTCAATTTGTGGTTTTTAGATCATGGCGTATCCGGCATTTTTAACTGTGGTACTGGTAAAGCGGAATCGTTCAACGAAGTGGCGAAAGCGGTGCTCGCATTCCATGGTCGCGGCGAAGTCGAAACCATTCCATTCCCAGACCATCTTAAAGGTGCTTACCAAGAGTTCACTGAGGCTGACCTTACCAAACTTCGTGCCGCAGGCTGTGATGTACAGTTCAAAACTGTGGCTGAAGGTGTCGCTGAATATATGGCGCTGATTAATCGTAAGTAAGGAAAACCCTTAAACCCCTTCCTAACCTCCCCCTTAAAGGGGGAGGAACAAATAGAATTAGCCCTGTAAGGAGTGTATTAGCAAATGTGGAAATTGGAGTTTAGATGAATATTTTGATGGCCCTATCCCAACTCGAAGTAACGGGAGCCGAGGTGTACGCCACTAGTGTAGGTAATGAGCTCACTCGACGTGGCCATCAGGTATTTTATGTTTCCGATACGCTCACCAAAGCTCACGATGGCCTGTTTTTTAAACTGCGCTTTAATAAACGCAGCATCCCGCGGCGCTTTTGGCATGTCGCCTATCTGGTTTACCTAATCAAGAAACATCAGATCCAGTTAGTCCATGCTCACTCACGAGCGTCAAGCTGGAGTTGCCATATTGCCTGCCAGTTGACTAATACTCCAATGGTGACCACGGTCCATGGTCGTCAACCAGTACATGCTTCGCGCAAAAAATTCCATGCAATGGGAGATAAAGCGCTCCCGGTTTGCGAAGCAATACGAGATCAATTAATCAAAGATCTCGATGTACCAGAGAGCCAACTGCACGTAAGCCGTAATGGGATAGAAACAAGTACCTTTAAACGTAGCTCTGCACCCAATAATCCTAAGCCGGTTATCTCTATCATTGGCAGACTCAGTGGCCCTAAAGGTGAACTTTGCTATAGGTTGCTAACCGAGTGTTTAGACCTCGACCGCTACCAAGTTCAAGTTATCACGGGAACACCATTGACCGAGCGTTTTAGCGCACTGCAAGATAAAGTCTTATTTCCCGGCTACAGCGCTAACGTTGAACAGGTCATAGCTCAATCAGATTTGGTGATTGGTGCAGGACGAGTCGCTATGGAAGCACTACTGTGTGGCCGCCCGACCCTTGCGATTGGTGAATCAAGCTGTGTGGGCATTATCGAATTGGATAATCTAAACCAAGCCATGGCAACCAATTTTGGCGATATCGGCCCACAAGATCTGGCGATTGATTTCCAGCAGCTCCCCGCTTTAATTGAGCAAGGCCTAAGTCAACCACACTGCGCTCAAGAGATCACTGAACAGATCAAGCTTAACTATGATTTACAAGTGATTGTGAATGAGCTTGAAAGCCTTTATCAAACGGTTTACGTCAAAAAGTTACAGCGAGAAGTTCCCATCATCATGTACCACCGCTTTATCCGTGATGACAGCGAAAAAGGAGTACATGGTACTTATTTGCATGTTCAGCAGCTTGAGAAACATTTTCGGTTGCTTAAAAAAATGGGCTTTGAAACTCTGACCTTCAAAGATCTCTCTGAGAAGGGATTTATTCATCGCTTACAATCGGGTAAGCGTTTTATCATAATTACCGTGGATGATGGCTATCGCGATAACTATGAATTGTTACTGCCGCTGCTCAACAAGTATCAATTTAAAGCCGTGGTGTATGTGGTGACTGGCGAGAATTTTAATCGCTGGGATGTCGAAGTGAATGACAACCCAGAAAAAGTGGTCCCTTTGATGTCAGTTGAACAAGTTAAAGCGTTACATAACTCTGGATTAGTAGAAATTGGTGGTCATACGATGACTCATCCCTTTTTGAGTAAGCTCAGTGAATCGGAACAACGCGAAGAGATATTGCGCAACAAACTCGAACTTGAAGCGCTAATCGGAGAGCCACTGACCTCCTTTGCTTATCCTTATGGTGACCATGATGCAACCTCTAAACAACTGGCTCAGGAGCTGGGTTACCCATTCGCCGTAGCAACTAACAGTGGCCCACTTTTGATGCATCAAGACCCCTATCAAATTCGTCGGATTGCGATTTTTCCAAGAACTGATACTTTCGGTCTGTGGCGAAAAGTGAAAGGGAATTATCTATTTAGAAAAATGAACAAAAAATAATAAGAGGTTGCAGATGGCTGGCTTTGGTTTAATTGCAAAATTACGTAATAAAATTCGAGTAAAACCTAACAACAATGTCCAAATAGGTAAAAATACTCGTATCCGCTATTGCGACATTTATGTTAATGGAGAGAATAATCAACTCATTATTCGTGATGGTGCAAATTTAAAAGGCGTCTCTATCGAGCTCAATGGCAATAATTGTCTCTTAGAAATTGGCGAAAACTGCGTAATTGGCGAAAATTGTTTTTTATCATGTCGAGAACGTAACACCACCCTTAAGATCAGCAATAACTGCATGTTCTCACGAAATATAAAAATCATGACCAGTGATGGTCATGATATTTTATATAATGGGGAGAGAATAAATCCAGCTCGTAACATAACGATTGGTGAGCACGTTTGGTTAGCAGATAACGTCACTATCTTAAAAGGAGTAGATATCGGTTCTGGTTCGATTATTGGCATTAACTCTACTGTGACAAAATCGATTGACCAGTCTTGTATTGCCGCAGGCAACCCTGCGAAAAAAATCAAAGACAATATTAATTGGAACACGACCCTGAGCTATTAAAATGAATAATAAAATAACTAAAATATCCATTTTTTTTACTGTCTCACCACTTTTGATTACGCCTGGTCTTTCTGTTGTAACGGTAGGATTACTGACTCTCTACTCTAGCATTCAGTTAATTAAAAATGGTTTAAATTTTAACAAATACGACATTCTTCCCATAATAACTCTGAGCGCATATTTTTTATCCAACGTACCAATTACTGTTATTGATGGTAGCACTTTAAGATATTTAGATGCAGGCATTCGTGCTCTGTTATGTATACCTATATACTTTTTCATTAAGAATGAAATTTCCAAAGGCGCAAATTTAGATAACACACTATGCACATCAACCATATTGGCTTCTTTTGGTGCTTTAGCGTTTGCTTTTTATCAATTTTTCATATTGAACATGCCACGCGTTGATGGTTTTCTATTTAGTATCAACTTCGGTTATCTTGCAGCAGCTTTAGCTATCTTATCTTTTGGCTTGTCATTTACACAAACCAGATTCAAATATTATTTGTATCTCTCAGTTGTAGCTGCAACAGTGGCGACAACCTTAACCTTAACAAGAGGAGCCATTTTAACGCTACTCTTTGTTTTCATCTTGTTCTTTATCGTCAATGTAAGAAAAATAAAATTTAAGCAAACCCTCGTTTTTACTCTAATCAGTTTTTTATTAGTCTCAGTCAGTTATCAACTTTCACCACGTATACAAGAGCGAGTTGATTTTACAATTTTCGAAATATCCAGCATTGCCAGTAACAATATCCATGCCGCAGCTTCATCAGGGGGGCGACTTCAACTCTGGTATGCCGCTGTTGAAGCATTTAAACGCAATCCGATTTTGGGGACGACATATTCGGAAAGAGAAAGCTTAAATATTGAACTTTTTAAAGAAGGAAAAGTGGATGAATGGACAAGCACAGTACCTAGAGGTCATGCACATAGCCAGTATTTTGAAGCTATAGCCAGCAATGGAACATTGGGAATTCTGGCGATTTTCGCGATGCTTGTCTTACCATTTGGAGTATTTTTAAGCGACTATCGAAAAACAGGCTCTCCACTCAGCCAAACTGGATACCTTTTTGTCTTTGGTTTTATCCTTTTCTGTTTAACTGAAGCACCGTTACAAGCCAATCTTATTGGAACCTTTTATGGCTTTATGGTGGCAATTTTTTATGCTTACATCGCAGCCAAAAGAGCAAAAAATTGATGAAAATTCTTGTTATTGGCCCATCTTGGGTTGGCGATATGGTCATGTCACAAAGCTTGTACCTGCGCCTAAAACAACAGCATCCTGATGCACAAATTGACGTTTTAGCGCCTGCTTGGTGTAAGCCCATTTTGGAACGCATGCCTGAGGTCAATCAAGCGATTGAAATGACCATCGGTCACGGTGCTTTCAATCTGCTTGGGCGACGCGCGATTGGGTGTGAGCTGCGCGATAATCGGTATACCCATGCCATTGTGCTACCTAATTCAGCTAAATCAGCCTTGATCCCTTGGTTTGCTAACATTCCAAAACGTACCGGCTGGAAAGGGGAATTTCGTTATGGTCTGCTCAATGATTTGCGTCCAGATAAGCGTGTTTTCCAATATATGGTGGAAAGGTATGTTGCTTTGGCTCACCCAAAAGCCACGATGCTTGCAGACGTTTCGTTAGCACATTGCCCAAGACCTAAACTCGCCATCGACGCCATCGCACAACAAGCCGCTCGACAGCGACTCGGTTTAGTCTCATCGCGTCCCGTCATTGGACTCTGTCCTGGTGCAGAATTTGGCCCCGCGAAACGCTGGCCTGATCATTACTACGCTGAAGTTGCTCGTTATGCTATTGAGCAAGGTTTTCAAGTATGGCTTTTTGGCTCAGCAAAAGATCACTCCGTCACCACCCAAATTCAACAGGCTTTAAGTGAAGAACAGCGGGAATACTGCGCCAATCTCGCAGGAGAAACCTCCCTCATCGAAGCCGTTGATCTACTTGCAGCTTGCCATACTGTGGTCAGTAACGATTCTGGTTTAATGCATGTTTCAGCCGCTGTTGGTTGTAACATTGTTGCAATTTATGGTTCAAGCTCTCCCAAATATACGCCACCACTGACGGATAAACTGGCAGTCGTACATACAGAGATCGAATGTCGTCCGTGCTTTAAACGAGTTTGTCCGTTAGAACATTTAAATTGCTTAAATCAACTAAAACCTGCACAAGTCATTAAAGCTTTAGATAAATTTATTGGAAAAGATTCATGAAACACCTCTGGTTTGAAAAAGGTGCTTATGCTTCGAAAGCGGCACGCCAATACTTAAATGACCATTTTAACCCTCTAGCAGTTAAGAAAATCGCTGTCATTCGTCATGCAGCGCTTGGCGACCAAGTCATTGTGCGCCCCTTTTTAGTTGAGGCTAGAAAGTTCTTTCCTAATGCCGAAATCACCTTGGTCACAGTGTCAAACTACCTCTATGGAACCCCCTCAGAGCTAGCGGACAAAACAGTAATAATGAAAAGCCGCGATGATTCAAAACAGCTGTCACTCAAGCAAAAATGGCAAGACTATAACCAACTGGAAGCACAAGACATTATCTTTGATGTGGCAGGAACGAATCGCTCTTACTGGATGACATTACTGACTAAAGCGAAACTCAAAGTGGGCTTTCCTTACAAACCCTTTTTATGTGGCACTTTGTATAACTTGGCAGTCTTTCGCTCTGATTTTCAACCGGAAGTGGAATGCATGCTCGATATGCTGAAAATCCTTGGCCACAACCCGAGTTATCCGCTTGATTTTGCTTACCCTGACAATAGGCAGATCTGCGATCATGCCGCTCCATATATCGTCTATTTCAGTGGAGCCTCCCAACTGCGCAAAATTTTAACTAAGCCTGAGATGCGGGCAGTGATTGAGCAAACCATTCAACAACAACCGAATGTGAAACATGTCTTTCTTGAAGGAAAGAATGAGTTTGAAAAAGGTGAGTATTTACAAGACCTAGCCGACAATGGCTCGTTAACGATTCAACCATGTTTGCCTCTTGATGACTTAGTCACCTTCATTGCGAAAGCGACTCTGGTGATTGCCCCCGATACGGGCATCCGAAACGTGGCAATATCAACTCACACACCAACGGTGGGAATTTTTTATGCTACGGTTCCCTTTCGTTACACCCCTCTCTATGAAGCGCATACTATCGTGATGAATGCGAATGGTGAAAAACCGTCTACTGAGCAAATTACCTCAGCGATTGATACAACATTAAAAATGCGCTTGGCTGCAGCCAAAAACACACAGGAACAATGAATATGAGCAAAGTAACCGTATTGATCGCCAACCGACTGATTCGTCTGACTGGCAACCTATTTAAAATGCTCTCTTACCCATTTCATTGGGTGTTTCCAAAGCTGCGTTTTACGATTCCCGCTTACTCACCAGCTAAGCTAAAAATGCGCGCCAATGCCACCATTCCACGCACTATTTGGCAAACCAACTTTACCGATCAAGCCTCACTACCGGTTTACCTTAACTATCTGTTTAACCGCCTAATGTCACTCAACTGTGACTATCGCTATGTGAGTACCGAAGCGCGTGGTGAGTTCTTAAAAGAACATGCTTCGCCGGAAGTTTATGACGCTTATTCACGCCTTACTAACGGCGCAGCCCAAGCCGATTTATGGCGTTTAGTGGTACTTAATACCTATGGTGGAGTGTATATGGATATTGATGCCACGCTAGTATGGCCACTTGATAAGCTGCTTGGCGACTCACAAGAGCTATATATTCGCATTAAAAATAATACCGAGATCACTAACTACTTCATTGCCACCGCACCAAACAATCCCGATCTGCAGGCGACTATTGAACAGGTGGTTTATAACGTGAATCACTACGAGCCTTCCATGGGGGTATATCACTCCACAGGACCAACGGTGCTCAATAACATCTTGTCAGCTAAAGCGGTGATTCACACCCAAGATCGTAAATACGTATGTATTCAGGGCACGTTCACCAATGAACACTTCCAGTACATCGATAAACCTCGTGGCAAGTGGACACACATCAAACCTGAAGATCT
It encodes:
- a CDS encoding acyltransferase, with amino-acid sequence MAGFGLIAKLRNKIRVKPNNNVQIGKNTRIRYCDIYVNGENNQLIIRDGANLKGVSIELNGNNCLLEIGENCVIGENCFLSCRERNTTLKISNNCMFSRNIKIMTSDGHDILYNGERINPARNITIGEHVWLADNVTILKGVDIGSGSIIGINSTVTKSIDQSCIAAGNPAKKIKDNINWNTTLSY
- the rfaD gene encoding ADP-glyceromanno-heptose 6-epimerase, with product MIIVTGGAGMIGSNIIKALNERGITDILVVDHLKNGRKFKNLVDLQIADYMDRDDFLAQIMAGDDFGPIDAIFHEGACSATTEWDGKYVMLNNYEYSKELLHYCLDREIPFLYASSAATYGETDTFIEEPQYEGALNVYGYSKQQFDNYVRRLWLDAEQHGDTLSQITGFRYFNVYGPREQHKGSMASVAFHLNNQMNAGENPKLFAGSEHFKRDFVYVGDVAAVNLWFLDHGVSGIFNCGTGKAESFNEVAKAVLAFHGRGEVETIPFPDHLKGAYQEFTEADLTKLRAAGCDVQFKTVAEGVAEYMALINRK
- a CDS encoding UDP-3-O-(3-hydroxymyristoyl)glucosamine N-acyltransferase, which codes for MSRFFNREISLKELSSISEICSFDNKKMKFSAISDGNVGGESTICAYVKGKKPLMVENQLVIASQPIEGYNVIISDNPKKLLNQIIVEIKDIVGFKEDYIGKTNFNNVVVGRNCVIEDNVFIGAGTRIEHNVVLHSGTYIGEGCIVRSGSIIGGEGYGFSKEEDGTLVRENFLGDVIIGNNVEIGYGCAIVRGLINDTIISDGTKLDNLVHIAHDCNIGRNTTITAGVSLCGHVSIGENSRLAPNSTVKQRIHIGKNCTIGLGAVVLKNVPDGDVMIGNPALSLTRKRR
- the tviB gene encoding Vi polysaccharide biosynthesis UDP-N-acetylglucosamine C-6 dehydrogenase TviB, with the protein product MKLENLNIGIIGLGYVGLPLAVEFGKKFNTVGFDINQKRVAELRSGVDLTLECSEEELRSAPLLSYTHQLQEIKDCNFYIVTVPTPITDEKTPDLNPLKKASEALAKVISHGDVVVFESTVYPGATEEVCLPIIEKNSGLVFNRDFFAGYSPERINPGDKVNRLTTIMKITSGSTPEVADFVDQVYASIVTAGTHKAPSIKVAEAAKVIENTQRDLNIAVINEFAKIFNRLGIDTEAVLKAAGTKWNFLHFKPGLVGGHCISVDPYYLTHKAQEVGYRPEVILAGRRINDGMGEYVATQLVKALARKKIHIDEAKVLIMGFTFKGDCPDVRNTKIIDIVNELQDFNMSVDVYDSWASKEEVKHEYGIELIDELRDGYYDAIVLAVDHSQTKQMGAEKLRRLGKENHVLYDVKHVLTVNDSDIRL
- a CDS encoding polysaccharide deacetylase family protein, encoding MNILMALSQLEVTGAEVYATSVGNELTRRGHQVFYVSDTLTKAHDGLFFKLRFNKRSIPRRFWHVAYLVYLIKKHQIQLVHAHSRASSWSCHIACQLTNTPMVTTVHGRQPVHASRKKFHAMGDKALPVCEAIRDQLIKDLDVPESQLHVSRNGIETSTFKRSSAPNNPKPVISIIGRLSGPKGELCYRLLTECLDLDRYQVQVITGTPLTERFSALQDKVLFPGYSANVEQVIAQSDLVIGAGRVAMEALLCGRPTLAIGESSCVGIIELDNLNQAMATNFGDIGPQDLAIDFQQLPALIEQGLSQPHCAQEITEQIKLNYDLQVIVNELESLYQTVYVKKLQREVPIIMYHRFIRDDSEKGVHGTYLHVQQLEKHFRLLKKMGFETLTFKDLSEKGFIHRLQSGKRFIIITVDDGYRDNYELLLPLLNKYQFKAVVYVVTGENFNRWDVEVNDNPEKVVPLMSVEQVKALHNSGLVEIGGHTMTHPFLSKLSESEQREEILRNKLELEALIGEPLTSFAYPYGDHDATSKQLAQELGYPFAVATNSGPLLMHQDPYQIRRIAIFPRTDTFGLWRKVKGNYLFRKMNKK
- a CDS encoding LPS O-antigen chain length determinant protein WzzB, with translation MSSLANTSPVQPPQYPHYAYPANEEIDLKELFSALWQGKWLIVMTTLFCSVIAIGYALTAQEWWSAKATVSQPQLQGIASYQHAVKRYQPLFDVYQEDGTIIVSNALDSLIDPKLIFQQFIQTFNANGTKRRFMQTNPTFLTLQKQMLGQTDDLEVMQTLYEGWFERIQASAVDKKANDIFTLSFQSVDKASSLTLLNDYIQFVNQTLNQQLNDDLISTLATKNGELIQQQKNLLQQAKLRLQVELERTQYALNITEAADIKQPVQNLGEQELFSINIGSRALKAKVDALKSIKDLSVFEPRLAILQSKLSQFDLETLSAEAKWSVNGFYYLDQPEQPLTRDKPKRALIVVLGGMLGGMLGVAMVLVRFAFRRDD
- a CDS encoding O-antigen ligase family protein — encoded protein: MNNKITKISIFFTVSPLLITPGLSVVTVGLLTLYSSIQLIKNGLNFNKYDILPIITLSAYFLSNVPITVIDGSTLRYLDAGIRALLCIPIYFFIKNEISKGANLDNTLCTSTILASFGALAFAFYQFFILNMPRVDGFLFSINFGYLAAALAILSFGLSFTQTRFKYYLYLSVVAATVATTLTLTRGAILTLLFVFILFFIVNVRKIKFKQTLVFTLISFLLVSVSYQLSPRIQERVDFTIFEISSIASNNIHAAASSGGRLQLWYAAVEAFKRNPILGTTYSERESLNIELFKEGKVDEWTSTVPRGHAHSQYFEAIASNGTLGILAIFAMLVLPFGVFLSDYRKTGSPLSQTGYLFVFGFILFCLTEAPLQANLIGTFYGFMVAIFYAYIAAKRAKN
- a CDS encoding Gfo/Idh/MocA family protein; translated protein: MIKNRKIRIAVVGCGRISKNHFGSIEQFDSEYQLVAICDNDPQVLAEHVERHQVPGYLSIDELLESEQLDLVTLCTPSGVHASQTIKAAKAGVHVITEKPMATKWGDGLAMVKACDEAGVRLFVVKQNRRNSTLQLLKRAVSEKRFGKIHMVHLNVFWTRPQEYYDRAAWSGTWNMDGGAFMNQATHYVDLMHWLIGPVESLHAMTSTHRDIEVEDTGVVNIKWRNGALGSMAVTMCTYPNNLEGSITILGEKGTVRIGGVAVNEIQEWKFAESKDYDQQIEQANYQTTSVYGFGHPPYFKNVADVLRGEAEPETDGREGLKSLELLISIYRSARDHKEIGLPLNL